The following are from one region of the Bacillus methanolicus MGA3 genome:
- the ccsB gene encoding c-type cytochrome biogenesis protein CcsB, with the protein MAALSSNLLYTAFILYLVAIVFFAGSIKDKRSVDKGTNRWAKIGLGITIIGFLSQLGYFITRWIAAGHAPVSNLFEFTTFFGMCLVFAFIVIYFIYKTSLLGVFTLPVAVLIIAYASMFPRDITPLIPALQSDWLHIHVTTAALGEAILSISFAAGLIYLVKSVDQSKGSKRTFWLEAVMFGLIVTLGFVVVSTAFSMANYKATFHWIDKNGNEATVDYTMPAITGPHKGELVTKGKFEPLVEMPAIINAKKLNTVIWSFGAGIVLYGLIRLILRRRIAAALQPLVKNVNLDLVDEIGYRSVLIGFPVFTLGALIFAMIWAQIAWTRFWGWDPKEVWALITWLFYAAFLHLRLSKGWHGEKSAWLAVIGFVIIMFNLIAVNLVIAGLHSYAGT; encoded by the coding sequence GTGGCAGCACTCAGCTCTAATTTGCTATATACGGCATTTATTCTCTATTTAGTTGCTATTGTGTTTTTCGCTGGCTCTATTAAAGATAAAAGATCTGTTGATAAAGGTACAAACCGCTGGGCGAAAATCGGCCTCGGGATAACGATTATCGGTTTTCTTTCCCAATTAGGGTATTTTATAACGAGGTGGATTGCTGCTGGACATGCTCCTGTCAGCAATCTGTTCGAGTTTACGACTTTCTTTGGTATGTGCCTTGTATTTGCTTTTATCGTTATTTATTTCATTTATAAAACGTCTCTTTTAGGCGTATTTACGCTTCCTGTAGCAGTATTGATTATTGCCTATGCAAGCATGTTTCCGAGGGATATAACTCCGTTAATTCCTGCGCTTCAAAGCGACTGGCTACATATACATGTGACGACGGCTGCGCTCGGCGAAGCAATTCTTTCTATAAGTTTTGCTGCAGGACTGATCTATCTAGTGAAGTCAGTCGATCAATCGAAAGGAAGCAAGAGGACGTTTTGGCTGGAAGCCGTTATGTTTGGGTTAATCGTCACACTCGGATTTGTTGTAGTTTCAACTGCATTTTCTATGGCAAATTATAAAGCCACTTTTCATTGGATTGATAAAAACGGTAATGAAGCAACAGTCGATTATACAATGCCTGCAATTACCGGACCGCACAAAGGTGAACTTGTCACAAAGGGCAAGTTTGAACCGCTTGTTGAAATGCCGGCAATCATTAACGCAAAAAAATTAAACACAGTGATTTGGTCGTTTGGAGCGGGAATCGTCTTATATGGTCTAATCCGCTTAATTTTGCGGAGGCGGATTGCAGCTGCTTTACAGCCACTCGTTAAAAATGTCAATTTGGATCTAGTTGATGAAATCGGGTATCGTTCTGTGTTGATCGGATTTCCGGTGTTTACACTCGGTGCCTTGATTTTTGCGATGATCTGGGCGCAAATTGCGTGGACAAGATTTTGGGGCTGGGATCCGAAAGAAGTTTGGGCTCTTATTACATGGTTGTTTTATGCAGCTTTTTTGCATCTCCGCCTTTCAAAAGGCTGGCACGGTGAAAAGTCTGCCTGGCTTGCTGTAATCGGGTTTGTAATCATAATGTTTAATCTAATCGCAGTTAACCTTGTTATTGCCGGGCTGCATTCTTACGCAGGCACTTAA